TCACCGCGCAACGTGGTGTCGCTGGGGGCCGACTACACCATCCCGCTGCAGGTCGGCGGCAAGCTGGTGGCCGGTGGCGACGTGAGTTTCCGCGACAAGGAGTACTTCCTTGCCGACCGCCAGAGCAGCGCTGACGAAACCCTGAGCCAGCCGCACTACACCCTGGCCAACGCCCGCCTCACCTGGTTCAGCCCCGACGACAAGCTGAGCGTGACCGGCTTCGTCAATAACCTGACCGACCGCCGCTACCAAGTGCATGGCCGGCCCAACGGGACCGCCGGGCAGTACGTGATCACCTACGGCGACCCCCGCACGGTGGGCCTGAGTGTCACCAGCCGCTTCTGAGTTGCCCTTTCGGACCCTATCGCCGGCAAGCCGGCTCCCACAGGTACTTCGCTGAGCCTGAGAACCGTGGGGGCCTGTGGGAGCTGGCTTGCCAGCGATAGGGCCAGCACTGCCAATACATCATTCAGCAGGAATACCCCATGCCCCACTACACCCCCTTGGCCAGCGCCATCGCCCTGGCCATCGGCAGCCTTGCCGTGCCCGCATTCGCCGCAGAACCCGCCGCCAACCTCGACACCGTGGTCGTGGTCGGCACCCACCGCAGCGACGTCACTGCCCTGCAGAGCGCCGCGCCCGTCGATGTGCTGAGCGGCGAAAAACTGCAAGAAACTGGCGCCAGCGACCTGTCCGCCGCGCTCACCGCCTTGTCGCCGTCGTTCAGCTTCCCGCAATCGCCGCAAGGCGCCTTCGCCGGCTCCATCGCCCAAGGCGCCTCGTTGCGCGGCCTGGCCTCCGACCAGGTGCTGGTGCTGGTCAACGGCAAACGCCGCCACACCAGCGCCAACGTCACCCGCCAAGGCCTGGTCAACGCCCGCGGCGCGGCGGCGGTGGACCTCAGCCTGATCCCGCTGTCGGCCATCGAGCGGGTGGAGATCCTGCGTGATGGCGCGGCCGCCCAGTACGGTTCGGATGCCATCGCCGGGGTGATCAACATCGTCCTCAAGGAGCGCGACGACGGCGGCAACGCCGGCTACCGCTTCGGCGGCTACAACAAAGGCGACGGCCTGCAGCGCAAACTCAGCGGCTGGAAAGGCTTTGCCTTGCCCAACGACGGCTTCCTCACCCTGGCCTTCGACGCCGGCAGCCAGGACCCGGCCAGCGATACCCGCGATGACAACCGCATCTTCTACCCAGGCTCGACCAGCATCGACACCCCGCGTGAGCAAAACAACCGCTACCGCAACTGGCGCTGGGGCTCGGGTAACGTCTCTGACCAGTACAACTTCACCGCCAATGCCGAGATGGGCGTTGGCGAGGGCTTGAGCGCCTACGGCTTCGCCACCTATGCGCACAAGAACTCCGACGCCGAGAACTTCTTCGACCCGCCCACCACCCTGCGCAACAACTACGGCAGCGTGGCCCTGGCGCGTTACCCCGACGGCCGCCTGCCGGTCACCCGCTATGGCCTGGAAGACTTTGCCGTCACGGGCGGCCTGCGCTTTGAAAACGAAACCCTGGGCAACTTCGACCTCGCGCTGAACTACGGCAACAACCGCGTCGACTCCACCGACCGCGACGCGATCAACCCCAGCTGGGGCAACGCCAGCCCATCGACCATCTACACTGGCCGCCGCGAAGCGGACCAGACCAACCTGACGCTGGACTGGACCCGCGACTACGCTAACGACTGGCTGTTCAAACCCCTGACCGTGTCGGCAGGGCTGGCCTGGCGCCAGGAGAACTACGACCTCACAGCAGGTGACGCAGCCGGCTGGTCCAACGGGCCGCTGTTCAACACCATCGATCCCGTGTCTGGCCGGCGCATTCCCGGTTATTACTCGGGCATCACCCAGGTCGATGCGGTGTCACTCGACCGCCGGGTGATCGGTGCCTACTTCGATGTCGAAGCCCAGCTCACCGAAAAATTCCAGGCGGGCGTCGCGGTGCGCAGCGAGCACTATTCGGACTTTGGCGACACCACCAATGGCAAGCTGTCGCTGCGCTACGACTTCACCCCTGAAATTGCCGCACGGGCCAGCGCCAGCACCGGCTACCGGGCGCCGTCGTTGGTGCAGAGCGGGTTGTCATCGTTCAGCGTGCAGGTGGTCGAGCAGCCACCGGGCAGCGGCAACTGGGTCGAGGTGCAACAGCGCACCCTGCGTGCCGACAGCCCGGAGGCGGCGCTGCTGGGTGGCAAGTCGCTCAAGCCCGAGGAATCGACCAACGTCTCCGTGGGCCTGGTCTGGCGTCCGCTGCCAAACGCCTCGCTTACCCTGGATGCCTACCGCATCGACATCGACAACCGCATCACCCTGTCCGACCAACTGCCGTCGTCGGTGGTCACGCCCATTTTCGCCGGCACGCCCTACGCCAATATCCAGAGCGCTGCGTTCTACACCAACATCGCCGACACCCGCACCGATGGTTTCGAGCTGGTCGGCCACTACCAGCTTGAGCTGGGCGGCTGGGGGCGCCTGGACTTCAACGGCGGCTATGCGCGCAACAACACACGCATCACCGGGCTGGACGATGTGGGCAGTATCTCCGGCAACCAGATCATCGGCCGCAACACCCAAGGCCTGATCGAGGACGGTACCCCCAAG
The sequence above is drawn from the Pseudomonas putida genome and encodes:
- a CDS encoding TonB-dependent receptor plug domain-containing protein; the protein is MPHYTPLASAIALAIGSLAVPAFAAEPAANLDTVVVVGTHRSDVTALQSAAPVDVLSGEKLQETGASDLSAALTALSPSFSFPQSPQGAFAGSIAQGASLRGLASDQVLVLVNGKRRHTSANVTRQGLVNARGAAAVDLSLIPLSAIERVEILRDGAAAQYGSDAIAGVINIVLKERDDGGNAGYRFGGYNKGDGLQRKLSGWKGFALPNDGFLTLAFDAGSQDPASDTRDDNRIFYPGSTSIDTPREQNNRYRNWRWGSGNVSDQYNFTANAEMGVGEGLSAYGFATYAHKNSDAENFFDPPTTLRNNYGSVALARYPDGRLPVTRYGLEDFAVTGGLRFENETLGNFDLALNYGNNRVDSTDRDAINPSWGNASPSTIYTGRREADQTNLTLDWTRDYANDWLFKPLTVSAGLAWRQENYDLTAGDAAGWSNGPLFNTIDPVSGRRIPGYYSGITQVDAVSLDRRVIGAYFDVEAQLTEKFQAGVAVRSEHYSDFGDTTNGKLSLRYDFTPEIAARASASTGYRAPSLVQSGLSSFSVQVVEQPPGSGNWVEVQQRTLRADSPEAALLGGKSLKPEESTNVSVGLVWRPLPNASLTLDAYRIDIDNRITLSDQLPSSVVTPIFAGTPYANIQSAAFYTNIADTRTDGFELVGHYQLELGGWGRLDFNGGYARNNTRITGLDDVGSISGNQIIGRNTQGLIEDGTPKDKLTLSANWLYDGWSVTVAQRRYGEWQSRNAANPALDQTFGAQWVTDLDVSYRFDLGLTLSAGAINLFDSHPDKLEGAQLYGVPKYSITSPEGAQGAFYYTSVSYDF